AAGCATCGAAGTAGTTCTTCCACCGTTGCCCAGATGAGTATCATTAGTTGAAGTTCTACTTGCATCAAGTGCAGAGCTACCATTCAACATCGTTCCTACTGAGCTTATGTTGCTTGCTATGTTGAATGGTGCCATCTGCTCAGTGAAGCCTCCCACTGATGTGGTGTTGCTTATGAATGGTGCCTTTTCATTTTGCAGAGGCAGACGGCCAGATGACATTGCAtagctctctagttggttgctatGTGGGAAGTTCACCTGTGATGCGACAAGGGACCTCCCGCCACCAACTGTTGTGTTTGCAAATGAACTTTGAAGAATGGAAGGGGATTTGCCTTTGCTTATCTCCATTAGCTTGCCACGCATGATGTCAGAACAGGAATTACTATAATTGAATGATGGAAATTCATCTGACATTATCTTATTGGGTATATTGTCGTATAGGCTGACGGGAGGGTCAGCAAAACCTGTGAATCTTCTCGCATCCGACGGTAGTTTCCCAACATACTTCGGCATTCTACCATCATGGAGGTATGACCCCATGTATAAGTTGCTTTGGATGTTCATCGGCGGAGCCAAGTGACCCGTTGAACCATACTTGTTTGTACTCCAAGAGGCAGTGTCGCCAAAGGACACAATCCATCTTCCATGTTCGTGATTATGCATGAAATTGCCCTTGTTGTTCATGTTGTACGATGAGTTCCATCTTTCATATGCATCACCAGAGGGATTTGACTTGACTCTTTTTAAATGCAATCTATACTTCTGAAATAAAAAGATAGACGAAATAACAAGGTATGAGATGGATGATCATCGAAAAAATAACATAAACATGTGAGTACAATAAGTACTGAAGATGTTGCACTGGAAAGAAAACTCCTAAAAATATGGGGCATGCATTATATGAGATAAGCCTCGCATTTTAAGGGACACAATTAATTAAAATTACACTTCATGGTAGTTGCATTGCTAGAGCTTTGACTGATATGTTTCCCAAAAATAAAAGCTTtcacatatatatgaaaaaatgttaGACTACGAATAATAGTAACAAAAACATAGAAATTAAACGTAAAGGTTGAAAATAAACCTGTAGATGACTTGCAATGTTCTCTCTACTGAGGTAATCCACATTCATCAGCTCCAATATCTTTTTTGGAACAGCCCCTACAATTATGTAATAAATTTTTTAATGAAAATATCGAGCAGCCACCAGCATTGTCGATGAATGAGGCACAAGATGTGAATTCTTACTATCAAGGCCGATCTGGTTGATAGCTTCTAGAAATTTGTTATGCAGCGCAATTGTCCATGTCATCCTGGGTTTTCTGTGGATGGCGGATATATGTGTGCCCTCATTGTTCTCGCTAGAATCATCTC
The sequence above is drawn from the Triticum aestivum cultivar Chinese Spring unplaced genomic scaffold, IWGSC CS RefSeq v2.1 scaffold175225, whole genome shotgun sequence genome and encodes:
- the LOC123172947 gene encoding two-component response regulator ORR24-like encodes the protein MATMSGDRGQMMEDAAEDKFPEGLRVLVVDDDRVCLKVLEALLRHCKYQLLSVDCDKKVVIKGIDHGASDFMVKPVRTHELKNIWQHVQRWRNPKAISHISDHDNDVQRVQPATTDKSKYSGNKRNVGDDSSENNEGTHISAIHRKPRMTWTIALHNKFLEAINQIGLDRAVPKKILELMNVDYLSRENIASHLQKYRLHLKRVKSNPSGDAYERWNSSYNMNNKGNFMHNHEHGRWIVSFGDTASWSTNKYGSTGHLAPPMNIQSNLYMGSYLHDGRMPKYVGKLPSDARRFTGFADPPVSLYDNIPNKIMSDEFPSFNYSNSCSDIMRGKLMEISKGKSPSILQSSFANTTVGGGRSLVASQVNFPHSNQLESYAMSSGRLPLQNEKAPFISNTTSVGGFTEQMAPFNIASNISSVGTMLNGSSALDASRTSTNDTHLGNGGRTTSMLHNLQTDDFVSLTRLHDGGDGASIVPTQEGTLNQQPLNDHLNEISAFSMDDIFSNMHVEDFTGDDAIVEEA